The proteins below come from a single Piscinibacter gummiphilus genomic window:
- a CDS encoding ABC transporter ATP-binding protein: MPTKFLEINNLQGWYGESHVLHGVNFHVNEGEVVTLLGRNGAGRTSTMRAIMGLIGARKGSIKVQGKETIHLPTHRIARLGLGYCPEERGIFSSLSAEENLLLPPSLMPAGMSLDDIYAMFPNLKERAKSQGTRLSGGEQQMLAVARILRTGAKLLLLDEISEGLAPVIVQKLAEMVLMLRSRGYTVLMVEQNFRFAAPLADRFLVMEHGRVTQEFTQAQLPSRLDQLHETLGV; encoded by the coding sequence ATGCCCACCAAGTTTCTGGAAATCAACAACCTACAAGGCTGGTACGGCGAAAGCCACGTGCTGCATGGCGTGAACTTCCACGTCAACGAAGGCGAAGTCGTCACGCTCCTGGGTCGCAATGGCGCCGGCCGCACGAGCACCATGCGCGCCATCATGGGCTTGATCGGTGCTCGCAAGGGCAGCATCAAGGTGCAAGGCAAGGAGACGATCCACCTCCCGACGCATCGCATCGCACGTCTCGGCCTGGGCTACTGCCCCGAAGAGCGCGGCATCTTCTCGAGCCTGAGCGCGGAAGAGAACCTGCTGCTGCCGCCGTCGCTGATGCCTGCGGGCATGAGCCTCGACGACATCTACGCGATGTTCCCCAACCTCAAGGAGCGCGCCAAGAGCCAGGGCACGCGCCTCTCGGGCGGCGAGCAGCAGATGCTGGCCGTGGCCCGCATCCTGCGCACCGGCGCCAAGCTTCTGCTGCTCGATGAGATCTCCGAAGGCCTCGCGCCGGTAATCGTGCAGAAGCTGGCCGAGATGGTGCTGATGCTGCGCTCGCGCGGCTACACCGTGCTGATGGTGGAGCAGAACTTCCGCTTCGCCGCACCGCTGGCCGATCGCTTCCTCGTGATGGAGCACGGCCGTGTCACCCAAGAGTTCACCCAAGCCCAGCTGCCCTCGCGGCTGGATCAACTGCACGAAACCCTCGGCGTCTAA
- a CDS encoding ABC transporter ATP-binding protein, producing the protein MDCILHTERLTKEFKGFVAVDKVDLRVRRGDIHALIGPNGAGKTTCFNLLTKFLTPTSGRIVFNGHEITHDTPARIAERGVIRSFQISAVFPHMTVLENVRVALQKKLATSFHFWKPERSLDGLNARAIELLREVDLAPYAHLTTVELSYGRKRALEIATTLAMEPELMLLDEPTQGMGSEDVDRIRQLIKRVSAGRTILMVEHNMSVVSSIADTITVLARGATLAEGPYAEVSKNPSVIEAYMGSASVELVGAH; encoded by the coding sequence GTGGATTGCATTCTTCACACCGAGCGCTTGACGAAAGAGTTCAAGGGCTTCGTGGCTGTCGACAAAGTGGACTTGCGTGTCCGCCGAGGAGACATCCATGCATTGATCGGCCCCAACGGCGCAGGCAAGACGACCTGCTTCAACCTGCTGACCAAATTCCTGACACCGACCTCGGGCCGGATCGTTTTCAACGGCCACGAGATCACCCACGACACGCCGGCCCGCATCGCCGAGCGCGGCGTGATCCGCTCCTTCCAGATCTCGGCGGTGTTTCCGCACATGACGGTGCTGGAGAACGTGCGCGTCGCGCTGCAGAAGAAGCTCGCCACGTCCTTCCACTTCTGGAAGCCCGAGCGTTCTCTCGATGGCCTGAACGCGCGGGCGATCGAGCTGCTGCGTGAAGTCGACCTCGCACCCTACGCGCACCTCACCACCGTCGAGTTGAGCTACGGCCGCAAGCGCGCGCTGGAGATCGCCACCACACTCGCGATGGAGCCCGAGCTGATGCTGCTCGACGAGCCCACGCAAGGCATGGGCAGCGAAGACGTCGACCGCATCCGCCAGCTCATCAAGCGGGTGTCGGCGGGTCGCACGATCCTGATGGTCGAGCACAACATGAGCGTCGTCTCCAGCATTGCCGACACGATCACCGTGCTGGCGCGTGGCGCCACGCTCGCTGAAGGGCCGTATGCGGAGGTGTCGAAGAACCCGTCGGTGATCGAGGCCTACATGGGGTCGGCGAGCGTTGAACTGGTGGGGGCGCATTGA
- a CDS encoding ChbG/HpnK family deacetylase → MPGHQPDHHPQVHRRRRTAHGDEPTETAPVSHVSSELHGAPSIGSAAAAAKRRRIAVCVDDFGLYPGIATAAVHLAAHGRISSVSCMTGAPAWQVGRPALRQLQALGVELGLHLDLSSHPLDARLRGSLPHWLFRAGTGTVDVNLLRREIQAQLERFEAMTGGAPDYVDGHQHLHQLPGVRTTLVDVLRERYPGRLPWLRSTRAAAAGAGHKARVIERLGNAGLSTLARRYGLAQNAHLLGVYDFSGEPDRYLTLLAGWLAGAGDGDLLVCHPSSDAAPGDPIGPARRREFEVLRSAPFDRLLKDAGLSVVPLRDMA, encoded by the coding sequence ATGCCGGGACACCAGCCAGACCACCACCCCCAGGTGCACCGCCGCCGCCGCACCGCCCACGGCGACGAACCAACCGAGACTGCGCCAGTGAGTCACGTGTCGAGCGAGTTGCATGGAGCGCCGAGTATCGGCTCGGCAGCGGCAGCGGCCAAGCGCCGCCGCATCGCTGTTTGCGTGGACGACTTCGGCTTGTACCCCGGCATCGCCACGGCCGCCGTGCACCTGGCCGCGCACGGGCGCATCAGCAGCGTGAGCTGCATGACGGGGGCGCCTGCCTGGCAAGTTGGCCGCCCGGCATTGCGACAGCTGCAGGCGCTGGGCGTGGAGCTCGGTTTGCATCTCGACTTGAGCTCGCACCCGCTCGATGCCCGGCTGCGCGGCAGCCTGCCCCACTGGTTGTTTCGCGCAGGCACGGGCACGGTGGACGTGAACCTCCTGCGCCGCGAGATTCAAGCCCAGCTGGAGCGCTTCGAGGCCATGACGGGTGGCGCACCCGACTACGTCGATGGCCACCAGCACCTGCACCAGTTGCCGGGCGTCCGAACGACTCTGGTCGACGTGCTGCGAGAGCGGTACCCGGGGCGCCTGCCCTGGCTGAGGTCCACGCGGGCCGCCGCCGCAGGCGCAGGCCACAAGGCGCGCGTGATCGAGCGGCTGGGCAACGCCGGCCTCTCGACACTCGCACGACGATACGGCCTTGCGCAGAACGCGCACCTCCTCGGCGTCTACGACTTCTCAGGCGAGCCCGACCGTTACCTCACGCTGCTCGCCGGTTGGCTGGCCGGCGCAGGCGATGGTGATCTGCTCGTCTGCCACCCCTCGAGCGATGCGGCACCGGGCGACCCGATCGGGCCGGCGCGCCGCCGCGAGTTCGAGGTGCTGCGCAGCGCGCCATTCGATCGCCTGCTGAAAGATGCGGGTCTGAGCGTCGTACCGCTGCGCGACATGGCGTGA
- a CDS encoding GtrA family protein, giving the protein MQLARHVTHWRSLGWFVAVGGAAAAVHLGVVVWLVSRHGWAPLVANVAGWCVAFCVSFFGQWRLTFRARTTPWQEAMPRFMALSLGGFALNEAAYAAFLRFSGLRYDLLLALVLVAVALITYLLSSGWAFRDRPRD; this is encoded by the coding sequence ATGCAACTCGCTCGACACGTGACTCACTGGCGCAGTCTCGGTTGGTTCGTCGCCGTGGGCGGTGCGGCGGCGGCGGTGCACCTGGGGGTGGTGGTCTGGCTGGTGTCCCGGCATGGCTGGGCACCGCTCGTGGCCAACGTGGCGGGGTGGTGCGTCGCGTTCTGCGTGTCGTTCTTCGGCCAGTGGCGGCTGACCTTCCGTGCGCGAACCACGCCTTGGCAGGAGGCGATGCCACGGTTCATGGCCTTGTCGTTGGGCGGCTTTGCCCTCAATGAAGCAGCGTATGCCGCCTTCTTGCGGTTCAGCGGCCTGCGGTACGACCTGCTCCTCGCACTCGTGCTGGTGGCCGTGGCGCTCATCACCTACCTGCTGAGCTCGGGCTGGGCGTTTCGGGACAGGCCTCGCGACTGA
- a CDS encoding 3-hydroxybutyrate oligomer hydrolase family protein, producing MNSKNKPILRVALLTLGAAGLSACGSSDDPEVSTLPSGMTTVSVTTYSATTVGSGSTAATQDLLTGGLGRTGLGAATAPTYADPANPTAAELRRNALYANYRGLVDYTANGGYGRLYGPNIDLAGNDTLGEGLIPGREYLAVLDDGTGRKQVTVAVQIPTSFDRNAPCLVAGPSSGSRGVYGALASAAEWGLKRNCAVVLTDAGKGVGLYDPTDDTVNRIDGTRATRTAAGALSHFAATITDTARAAFNAAFPNRLAIKQVHSQVNPEKDWGTDTLTAIRYALYALNQEYADNSPLGNGKLARFTPGNTLVIAGSVSNGGAAVLRAAEQDTSGLIDGVVAGEPSAQPDTTTGYGVSFAGAPVSSFGRPLADYFTFANIYQPCAALAPAAQMAETSVYNYMTLTGMNARATNRCTALAAKGLVTGATTADQATDALARLRAYGWTADNDTMHNAHYGLGNAAIISAMYPTGYGRFGLADNLCGVSFAQVNGTGDVVAVNANVKAASFALANGTANGTPASVVYNDSEGGAKSWAFAVSPSTHMADFALDAALCQRALVTGTDPVTGAALSGVSTPTLAQSQAVRTGISEVLFNGNLRGKPTLIMSGRSDALLPINHAVRAYSAYNRVVEGNASQLRYVEVEHAQHFDAFIPFSGFDTRFVPLHVYFNQGMNAMWAKLRNNTALPGSQVVRTTVRGGTPGAAPALTTANVPPMAATPAAGDAITFSGSSIAIPN from the coding sequence ATGAATTCAAAGAACAAGCCCATCCTGCGTGTCGCATTGCTCACTTTGGGTGCTGCCGGGCTGAGCGCCTGCGGCTCGTCCGACGACCCCGAGGTGAGCACGCTGCCCAGCGGCATGACCACCGTGAGCGTCACCACCTACAGCGCCACCACGGTCGGCAGCGGCAGCACCGCCGCCACGCAGGACCTGCTCACCGGCGGCCTCGGCCGCACCGGCCTCGGCGCCGCCACCGCGCCCACCTACGCCGACCCGGCCAACCCCACCGCCGCGGAGTTGCGCCGCAATGCGCTCTATGCCAACTACCGCGGCCTCGTCGACTACACCGCCAATGGCGGCTATGGCCGCCTCTATGGCCCCAACATCGACCTCGCCGGCAACGACACGCTCGGCGAAGGCCTGATCCCCGGCCGCGAATACCTCGCCGTGCTCGACGACGGCACCGGCCGCAAGCAGGTGACGGTGGCGGTGCAGATCCCCACGAGCTTCGACCGCAATGCGCCGTGCCTCGTGGCCGGCCCGTCGTCGGGCTCGCGTGGCGTCTATGGCGCGCTCGCATCGGCCGCCGAGTGGGGCCTGAAGCGCAACTGCGCCGTCGTGCTCACCGATGCCGGCAAGGGCGTGGGCCTCTACGACCCGACCGATGACACCGTGAACCGCATCGACGGCACACGCGCCACGCGCACCGCCGCGGGCGCGCTCTCGCACTTCGCGGCGACGATCACCGACACCGCCCGCGCAGCGTTCAACGCCGCCTTCCCCAACCGCCTGGCGATCAAGCAGGTGCACTCGCAGGTCAACCCCGAGAAGGACTGGGGCACCGACACGCTCACCGCCATCCGCTACGCGCTCTACGCGCTCAACCAGGAGTACGCCGACAACTCACCGCTTGGCAACGGCAAGCTCGCCCGATTCACGCCGGGCAACACGCTCGTGATCGCCGGCTCGGTGTCGAACGGTGGTGCCGCGGTGCTGCGCGCCGCCGAGCAAGACACGAGTGGCCTGATCGACGGCGTGGTGGCCGGCGAGCCGAGCGCCCAGCCCGACACCACCACCGGCTACGGCGTGAGCTTCGCCGGTGCGCCGGTGTCGAGCTTCGGCCGCCCGCTGGCCGACTACTTCACCTTCGCCAACATCTACCAGCCCTGCGCCGCGCTCGCGCCGGCCGCGCAGATGGCCGAGACCTCGGTCTACAACTACATGACGCTCACCGGCATGAACGCGCGCGCCACCAACCGCTGCACGGCGCTGGCGGCCAAGGGCCTGGTGACGGGCGCGACCACCGCCGACCAGGCCACCGATGCGCTGGCCCGCCTGCGCGCCTACGGGTGGACGGCCGACAACGACACCATGCACAACGCGCACTACGGCCTGGGCAATGCCGCGATCATCTCGGCGATGTACCCGACCGGCTACGGCCGCTTCGGCCTCGCCGACAACCTCTGCGGCGTGAGCTTTGCGCAGGTCAACGGCACGGGCGACGTGGTCGCGGTCAACGCCAACGTCAAGGCCGCCAGCTTCGCGCTCGCCAACGGCACGGCCAACGGCACGCCGGCAAGCGTGGTCTACAACGATTCGGAAGGCGGCGCCAAGTCGTGGGCGTTCGCGGTCTCGCCCTCGACCCACATGGCCGACTTCGCGCTCGATGCCGCGCTGTGCCAGCGTGCGCTCGTGACCGGCACCGACCCGGTGACCGGCGCGGCCCTGAGCGGCGTCTCGACCCCCACGCTCGCACAGAGCCAGGCGGTGCGCACCGGCATCAGCGAAGTGCTGTTCAACGGCAACCTGCGCGGCAAGCCCACGCTCATCATGTCTGGCCGCAGCGATGCGCTGCTGCCCATCAACCACGCGGTGCGCGCCTACAGCGCCTACAACCGTGTGGTCGAAGGCAACGCCAGCCAGCTGCGCTACGTGGAGGTCGAGCACGCGCAGCACTTCGACGCGTTCATCCCGTTCTCGGGCTTCGACACGCGCTTCGTGCCGCTGCACGTGTACTTCAACCAGGGCATGAACGCGATGTGGGCCAAGCTGCGCAACAACACCGCGCTGCCGGGGAGCCAGGTCGTGCGCACCACGGTGCGCGGCGGCACGCCGGGCGCAGCGCCGGCCCTGACCACGGCGAACGTGCCACCGATGGCGGCCACCCCGGCTGCGGGCGATGCCATCACCTTCAGCGGCAGCAGCATCGCCATCCCGAACTGA
- a CDS encoding ABC transporter substrate-binding protein encodes MAQAQISGDVIRIGFITDVSGLYSDIDGPAGAEMIRQAVADMGGAVNGKKIEVLVADHQNKADIASSKAREWFDQQGLDLLIGGTNSGASLAMAGIAAEKKKPFIAVGAAASALTNERCSPYTVHWAYDTVALAKGTGNAVVKAGGKSWYFLTADYAFGSALQTDTSAVVKAAGGNVIGSVRHPLSASDFSSFLLQAQSSKADILGLANAGGDMINAVKAANEFGITKTMKLAGLLMFINDVHSLGLKTAQGMYLTDSWYWNQDADTRAWSRKFFDKFKRMPSSIQAADYSAALQYLNAVKATGTDDADKVLAHMRKTPINDVFAKGGRIREDGRMVHDMYLMQVKTPAQSKEPWDYYNVVETIKGEAAWTTKAETRCTLWK; translated from the coding sequence ATGGCGCAGGCCCAGATCTCCGGTGACGTGATCCGCATCGGCTTCATCACCGACGTGTCGGGTCTGTACTCCGACATCGACGGCCCCGCCGGCGCCGAAATGATCCGCCAGGCCGTGGCCGACATGGGCGGTGCCGTCAACGGCAAGAAGATCGAGGTGCTGGTGGCCGACCACCAGAACAAGGCCGACATCGCCAGCTCCAAGGCCCGTGAGTGGTTCGACCAGCAAGGCCTCGACCTCCTGATCGGCGGCACCAACTCCGGCGCCAGCCTCGCGATGGCCGGCATCGCCGCCGAGAAGAAGAAGCCCTTCATCGCCGTGGGCGCAGCAGCTTCCGCGCTGACCAACGAGCGCTGCTCGCCCTACACCGTGCACTGGGCCTACGACACCGTGGCGCTGGCCAAGGGCACCGGCAACGCCGTGGTCAAGGCCGGCGGCAAGAGCTGGTATTTCCTGACCGCCGACTACGCCTTCGGCTCGGCGCTGCAGACCGACACCTCGGCCGTCGTCAAGGCCGCCGGCGGCAACGTGATCGGCTCGGTGCGCCACCCGCTGTCGGCCAGCGACTTCTCGTCGTTCCTGTTGCAGGCGCAGTCCAGCAAGGCCGACATCCTGGGCCTGGCCAATGCCGGTGGCGACATGATCAACGCGGTGAAGGCCGCCAACGAGTTCGGCATCACCAAGACGATGAAGCTCGCGGGCCTGCTGATGTTCATCAACGACGTGCACTCGCTCGGCTTGAAGACGGCGCAGGGCATGTACCTCACCGACAGCTGGTACTGGAACCAGGACGCCGACACCCGCGCCTGGAGCCGCAAGTTCTTCGACAAGTTCAAGCGCATGCCTTCGTCGATCCAGGCCGCCGACTACTCGGCCGCGCTGCAGTACCTCAATGCCGTCAAGGCCACCGGCACCGACGACGCCGACAAGGTGCTCGCCCACATGCGGAAGACGCCGATCAACGACGTGTTCGCCAAGGGCGGCCGCATCCGCGAAGACGGCCGCATGGTGCACGACATGTACCTGATGCAGGTCAAGACGCCCGCGCAGTCGAAGGAGCCGTGGGACTACTACAACGTGGTCGAGACGATCAAGGGCGAAGCCGCGTGGACCACAAAGGCCGAAACGCGCTGCACGTTGTGGAAGTGA
- a CDS encoding LuxR C-terminal-related transcriptional regulator, which translates to MNPAPPPPLDVNLVLAFDMAPVGLCVLNNRVIQRCNEALASMFGYETAELTGQSMCMLYPSQSEFMGIGARGFEALRDCGRYADERIMKHRDGRLFWCHASGRTLDRDDPYGCTVWMFEDISARRPITTALTSREREIAQLLIEGKTSKQIARVLEVSPRTIDAHRVRLLRKLKVNTATEMVSRLAGLM; encoded by the coding sequence ATGAACCCCGCTCCTCCACCACCGCTGGACGTGAACCTCGTGCTGGCCTTCGACATGGCCCCGGTGGGACTGTGCGTGCTCAACAACCGCGTCATCCAGCGCTGCAATGAAGCACTCGCTTCGATGTTCGGCTACGAGACCGCCGAGCTGACGGGGCAGTCGATGTGCATGCTGTACCCCTCGCAGAGCGAGTTCATGGGCATCGGTGCACGCGGCTTCGAAGCGCTGCGCGACTGCGGCCGCTATGCCGACGAGCGCATCATGAAACACCGCGACGGCCGGCTCTTCTGGTGCCACGCCTCGGGCCGCACGCTCGACCGCGACGACCCGTATGGCTGCACGGTGTGGATGTTCGAAGACATCTCGGCGCGCCGCCCCATCACCACCGCGCTCACCTCCCGTGAGCGCGAGATCGCGCAGTTGCTGATCGAAGGCAAGACCAGCAAGCAGATCGCACGCGTGCTCGAGGTGAGCCCGCGCACGATCGACGCCCACCGCGTGCGGCTGCTGAGAAAGCTCAAGGTCAACACGGCCACCGAGATGGTGTCGCGTCTGGCCGGCCTGATGTAG
- a CDS encoding ABC transporter substrate-binding protein, with amino-acid sequence MHTGLKTRTRSRSGTWIASVALMAGATLASAQETITIGQVAPLSGVLASTGHQMVLGGKVYFDAVNEAGGVHGAKIRTLVLDDGYKVDETLRLTKELVAKPEVLALFGFAGTANIGKLLEDKVLADAGIALVAPYTGGELLRKPFNPWIFHVRAGYADETEHMIKQLNTQGLTRVAVLYQNDAFGTAGLAGVESALQRRGRKLVASAGYERNTTDVDAAVKVIRAASPQAVIMVAVNKPAAAFAKQYRAAGGGGQLFNISVVDPAELVKLGGLENVRGLGISQVVPYPYRQTMPVVREFHEAMKKYAPKDEVNYTNFEEYLGAKVLVEALRRAGPKPTRAKVMNALESINNHNLGGVRISYGPKERVGSRFVEVTVIGSQGKLLK; translated from the coding sequence ATGCACACAGGGCTCAAGACACGCACACGCTCGCGCAGCGGCACATGGATCGCCAGCGTCGCCCTGATGGCGGGGGCCACGCTCGCATCGGCGCAGGAGACCATCACCATCGGCCAGGTGGCGCCGCTGTCGGGCGTGCTGGCCAGCACCGGCCACCAGATGGTGCTGGGCGGCAAGGTGTACTTCGATGCCGTCAACGAGGCCGGTGGCGTGCACGGGGCGAAGATCCGCACGCTGGTGCTCGACGACGGCTACAAGGTCGACGAGACGCTGCGCCTCACCAAGGAGCTGGTGGCCAAGCCCGAGGTGCTCGCGCTCTTCGGCTTTGCCGGCACCGCCAACATCGGCAAGCTGCTCGAAGACAAGGTGCTGGCCGATGCCGGCATCGCGCTCGTGGCGCCCTACACCGGCGGCGAGCTGCTGCGCAAACCGTTCAACCCGTGGATCTTCCATGTGCGCGCCGGCTATGCCGACGAGACCGAGCACATGATCAAGCAGCTCAACACGCAGGGCCTCACGCGCGTGGCGGTGCTCTACCAGAACGACGCCTTCGGCACGGCGGGCCTGGCCGGTGTGGAGTCAGCGCTGCAGCGGCGCGGCCGCAAGCTCGTGGCCTCGGCGGGCTACGAGCGCAATACCACCGATGTCGATGCGGCGGTGAAGGTGATCCGCGCCGCCTCGCCGCAGGCGGTGATCATGGTGGCGGTCAACAAGCCCGCCGCGGCCTTCGCGAAGCAATACCGCGCGGCGGGTGGCGGCGGCCAGCTCTTCAACATCTCGGTGGTCGACCCGGCCGAACTCGTCAAGCTCGGCGGCCTCGAGAACGTGCGCGGCCTGGGCATCAGCCAGGTCGTGCCCTACCCCTACCGGCAGACGATGCCGGTGGTGCGCGAGTTCCACGAGGCGATGAAGAAATACGCGCCGAAGGACGAAGTCAACTACACCAACTTCGAGGAATACCTCGGCGCCAAGGTGCTGGTGGAGGCGCTGCGCCGCGCGGGGCCGAAGCCCACGCGCGCCAAGGTGATGAACGCGCTGGAGTCGATCAACAACCACAACCTCGGCGGCGTGCGCATCAGCTACGGGCCGAAGGAACGCGTGGGCTCGCGCTTCGTCGAGGTGACGGTGATCGGCAGCCAGGGGAAGCTGCTGAAGTGA